In Vibrio syngnathi, the following proteins share a genomic window:
- the nadE gene encoding ammonia-dependent NAD(+) synthetase: MEQLIRDEMRVLPSIDPHFEVTRRVEFIKTKLQQSGCKSLILGISGGVDSTTCGRLAQMAIDSLNENAGSNEYQFIAVRLPYGEQKDEDEAQLALSFIQPSQSVSVNIKAGVDGLHAASHVALEGTGLLPTDSAKIDFVKGNVKARARMIAQYEIAGYVGGLVIGTDHSAENITGFYTKHGDGACDLAPLFGLNKRQVRELAAMLGAPEQLVKKVPTADLEELDPQKADEAALNLSYDQIDDFLEGKEVPQDVSDRLVSIYKATQHKRQPIPTIYD; the protein is encoded by the coding sequence ATGGAACAGTTAATTCGTGACGAAATGCGCGTACTACCTTCAATTGACCCTCACTTCGAAGTGACTCGTCGTGTGGAGTTTATCAAAACGAAACTTCAACAGTCAGGATGCAAATCACTGATCCTTGGTATCAGTGGCGGTGTAGACTCAACAACCTGTGGCCGCTTAGCACAAATGGCAATCGACAGCTTGAATGAAAACGCTGGCAGCAATGAATACCAATTCATCGCGGTTCGCCTGCCTTATGGTGAGCAAAAAGATGAAGACGAAGCACAACTTGCACTCTCTTTCATCCAGCCTTCTCAATCAGTTTCTGTAAACATTAAAGCGGGTGTTGATGGGCTTCACGCAGCATCTCACGTTGCTTTAGAAGGTACGGGGTTACTACCAACAGATTCTGCGAAAATCGACTTTGTGAAAGGCAATGTGAAAGCTCGTGCTCGTATGATCGCACAATACGAAATTGCAGGTTACGTCGGCGGTCTTGTGATTGGTACTGACCACTCAGCTGAAAACATCACAGGCTTCTACACTAAGCACGGTGACGGCGCCTGTGATTTAGCTCCTCTGTTTGGCCTGAACAAACGCCAAGTTCGTGAACTTGCAGCAATGCTAGGGGCTCCAGAGCAACTTGTTAAGAAAGTGCCAACCGCTGATCTAGAAGAGCTTGATCCACAGAAAGCCGATGAAGCAGCCTTGAACCTTTCTTACGATCAAATTGATGATTTCCTTGAAGGTAAAGAAGTCCCTCAAGACGTATCCGATCGTTTAGTGAGCATCTACAAAGCAACACAACACAAGCGTCAACCTATCCCAACGATCTACGATTAA